A region from the Clavibacter sp. A6099 genome encodes:
- a CDS encoding NADPH-dependent FMN reductase gives MSTTYRVGYLVGSLSSTSINRALSLALKRLGAQADLELTEIPIQPLPFYSADMDGDYPEVANAFKAQIADVDAVMIVTPEYNRSVPGVLKNALDFASRPYGENAFQGKPSAVIGTSIGAVGTAVAQQHLRSILSFLASPELSQPEAYIQTTEGLISPEGEISNAGTEEFLVGWLQAFHAHIEKNLQAVSA, from the coding sequence ATGAGCACCACCTACCGCGTCGGCTACCTCGTCGGCAGCCTGTCGTCCACCTCCATCAACCGGGCCCTGTCGCTCGCGCTCAAGCGCCTCGGCGCCCAGGCCGACCTCGAGCTCACCGAGATCCCGATCCAGCCGCTCCCCTTCTACAGCGCGGACATGGACGGCGACTACCCCGAGGTCGCGAACGCGTTCAAGGCGCAGATCGCCGACGTCGACGCCGTCATGATCGTCACGCCCGAGTACAACCGCTCGGTGCCCGGCGTGCTGAAGAACGCGCTCGACTTCGCGAGCCGCCCCTACGGCGAGAACGCGTTCCAGGGCAAGCCCAGCGCGGTCATCGGCACGTCCATCGGGGCGGTCGGCACGGCCGTCGCGCAGCAGCACCTGCGCAGCATCCTGTCGTTCCTCGCGTCGCCCGAGCTCTCGCAGCCCGAGGCGTACATCCAGACCACCGAGGGCCTCATCTCGCCCGAGGGCGAGATCTCGAACGCCGGCACCGAGGAGTTCCTCGTCGGCTGGCTGCAGGCGTTCCACGCGCACATCGAGAAGAACCTGCAGGCCGTCTCCGCGTAG
- a CDS encoding ABC transporter substrate-binding protein, translating into MPRALARLTATAVTGLVLVALTGCGASEEVPAASVADAGEGTTAYPLTLSNCGHDVTIDRAPQRVVSLDQDSTEILLSLGLQDRMVGTASWTDPVLDSLTDANAQVPRLADNAPTYEVLLDADPDFVTASFGRHYGTGGVVTRDRLAETGIPSYLSPTDCDSDISINGGGQRTTALTVDALYQEIREMAEVFDVQDRGEALVSSLQQRAAAATDGMDLGGAKIMYWFADTKTPYMGGGFGATSLLSRQIGATDSFPEVRDDFIATGWETVVDRDPDILVLGDLQRDRFPGDRLQDKIDFLTSDPLTRDLTAVKEDRMVALHGAELNPSIRFVDGLEKIRAWWDARGGKL; encoded by the coding sequence ATGCCCCGCGCCCTCGCCCGCCTCACCGCCACCGCCGTGACGGGCCTCGTGCTCGTCGCCCTCACCGGGTGCGGCGCCTCCGAGGAGGTGCCGGCCGCATCCGTCGCCGACGCAGGCGAGGGGACGACGGCCTACCCGCTGACGCTCTCGAACTGCGGCCACGACGTGACGATCGACCGGGCGCCGCAGCGCGTGGTGTCGCTCGACCAGGACTCCACGGAGATCCTGCTGTCGCTCGGCCTGCAGGACCGCATGGTCGGCACGGCCTCGTGGACCGATCCCGTGCTCGACTCCCTCACCGACGCGAACGCGCAGGTGCCGCGCCTCGCCGACAACGCGCCCACCTACGAGGTGCTCCTGGACGCGGATCCGGACTTCGTCACCGCCTCCTTCGGCCGCCACTACGGCACCGGCGGCGTCGTCACGCGCGACCGGCTCGCCGAGACGGGGATCCCCTCGTACCTCTCTCCCACCGACTGCGACTCCGACATCAGCATCAACGGCGGCGGCCAGCGCACGACCGCGCTCACGGTCGACGCGCTGTACCAGGAGATCCGCGAGATGGCCGAGGTCTTCGACGTGCAGGACCGCGGCGAGGCGCTCGTCTCCTCCCTCCAGCAGCGCGCGGCCGCGGCGACCGACGGCATGGACCTCGGCGGGGCGAAGATCATGTACTGGTTCGCCGACACGAAGACGCCGTACATGGGCGGCGGATTCGGCGCCACGTCGCTCCTGTCGCGCCAGATCGGCGCCACGGACTCCTTCCCCGAGGTCCGCGACGACTTCATCGCGACCGGGTGGGAGACCGTGGTCGACCGCGACCCGGACATCCTCGTGCTCGGCGACCTGCAGCGCGACCGGTTCCCGGGCGACCGGCTGCAGGACAAGATCGACTTCCTCACGAGCGACCCGCTGACGCGCGACCTCACGGCCGTGAAGGAGGACCGCATGGTGGCGCTGCACGGAGCCGAGCTCAACCCGTCGATCCGGTTCGTGGACGGGCTCGAGAAGATCCGCGCCTGGTGGGACGCGCGCGGGGGGAAGCTCTGA
- a CDS encoding carbohydrate ABC transporter permease has protein sequence MNTVDTPVRRWTNAAIGLVICAVLLFPLYWMLNVSLTKPQDLISSTPSLFPADPTLDGYAQAISTQLPNLVTSLVISIGCVILTLLISLPAAYAMAKFRVRGTGAVMFVFLLAQMIPGIVLVTALFAIYNALGLLNTYPGLILADATASVPFAVIVLRAFMLGIPDELLEAARIDGASSWRAFVSIVVPLSRNAIVTAALFSFLFAWADFLNANSLTSGNSIVPFTLGLYRYIGSTTTNWNGIMATAVIASIPAAVLLVVAQRFVAAGVTAGAVKD, from the coding sequence GTGAACACCGTCGACACCCCCGTCCGCCGGTGGACGAACGCCGCCATCGGCCTCGTCATCTGCGCGGTCCTGCTGTTCCCCCTCTACTGGATGCTCAACGTCTCGCTGACGAAGCCCCAGGACCTCATCTCGAGCACGCCGAGCCTGTTCCCCGCGGATCCCACGCTCGACGGGTACGCGCAGGCCATCTCGACGCAGCTGCCGAACCTGGTCACGAGCCTGGTCATCTCGATCGGCTGCGTGATCCTCACCCTCCTCATCTCGCTCCCCGCGGCCTACGCCATGGCGAAGTTCCGGGTGCGGGGCACGGGCGCGGTGATGTTCGTGTTCCTGCTCGCGCAGATGATCCCGGGCATCGTGCTCGTGACCGCCCTGTTCGCGATCTACAACGCGCTCGGGCTGCTCAACACGTACCCCGGGCTGATCCTCGCCGACGCCACGGCGTCCGTCCCGTTCGCGGTCATCGTGCTGCGCGCCTTCATGCTCGGGATCCCCGACGAGCTGCTCGAGGCCGCCCGCATCGACGGCGCCTCGAGCTGGCGCGCGTTCGTCTCGATCGTCGTGCCGCTCAGCCGGAACGCCATCGTCACGGCCGCGCTGTTCTCGTTCCTGTTCGCCTGGGCGGACTTCCTCAACGCGAACTCGCTCACCTCGGGCAACAGCATCGTGCCGTTCACGCTCGGGCTCTACCGCTACATCGGGTCCACGACGACGAACTGGAACGGGATCATGGCGACCGCCGTCATCGCGTCCATCCCCGCCGCCGTCCTGCTGGTCGTCGCGCAGCGGTTCGTCGCCGCGGGCGTCACCGCCGGGGCCGTGAAGGACTGA
- a CDS encoding sugar ABC transporter substrate-binding protein, with protein MINTRTRAALAATVVVTAGLALTGCSTGGGGSSDANSLTLWDSFTQYDASSPYGKLISGCETSTGITIDRTQNPDNETKFLQAASSKTTPNLIVLDNPAIARFADTGLLVANDESGLDTSKVLPNVLAAGQLDGKTYGSSIGANTLALFYDKAKLAAAGVQPPTDWASLQDAAAKTTQGDVKGLGFSAIGTEEGTFQFLPFFWGAGADLSDISSPAAVRALTLWTDMVKDGQASSANVNANQQDIRDQFLAGKLAMMVNGTWQLSALDQAGVDYGVVPLPAEDGGAAPSPLGGEFVEVVVSDKAKQDAAAKFAQCMIDPANLADWTAGQSYISPYADAAAQQASTDPELVPWVDAVSVAQGRTADLGIAYPDTSKALYQAIQEALTGSKTPQAALDDAAASLKK; from the coding sequence GTGATCAACACGCGCACCCGCGCCGCCCTGGCGGCCACCGTCGTCGTCACCGCAGGCCTGGCCCTCACCGGCTGCTCAACGGGGGGAGGCGGCTCGTCGGATGCGAACTCGCTCACCCTCTGGGACAGCTTCACCCAGTACGACGCGTCGTCGCCGTACGGGAAGCTCATCAGCGGCTGCGAGACCAGCACCGGCATCACCATCGACCGCACGCAGAACCCGGACAACGAGACCAAGTTCCTGCAGGCCGCCTCGTCGAAGACCACGCCGAACCTCATCGTGCTCGACAACCCGGCCATCGCCCGCTTCGCCGACACGGGCCTCCTCGTCGCCAACGACGAGTCGGGCCTCGACACCTCGAAGGTGCTGCCGAACGTGCTGGCCGCCGGTCAGCTGGACGGGAAGACCTACGGATCCTCGATCGGCGCGAACACGCTCGCGCTGTTCTACGACAAGGCCAAGCTCGCGGCCGCCGGCGTGCAGCCGCCCACCGACTGGGCGAGCCTCCAGGACGCCGCCGCGAAGACCACGCAGGGCGACGTGAAGGGCCTCGGCTTCTCCGCGATCGGCACCGAGGAGGGCACCTTCCAGTTCCTGCCCTTCTTCTGGGGAGCCGGCGCCGACCTGTCCGACATCTCCTCGCCCGCCGCCGTGCGCGCGCTCACCCTCTGGACCGACATGGTGAAGGACGGGCAGGCGTCGAGCGCCAACGTCAACGCCAACCAGCAGGACATCCGCGACCAGTTCCTCGCCGGGAAGCTCGCCATGATGGTCAACGGCACGTGGCAGCTCTCCGCCCTCGACCAGGCGGGCGTCGACTACGGCGTCGTGCCGCTCCCCGCGGAGGACGGCGGCGCCGCGCCCAGCCCCCTCGGCGGCGAGTTCGTCGAGGTCGTCGTGAGCGACAAGGCGAAGCAGGACGCCGCGGCGAAGTTCGCGCAGTGCATGATCGACCCCGCCAACCTGGCCGACTGGACCGCCGGGCAGTCGTACATCTCCCCGTATGCCGACGCGGCCGCCCAGCAGGCGTCCACGGATCCGGAGCTCGTGCCGTGGGTCGACGCCGTCTCGGTCGCGCAGGGCCGCACCGCCGACCTCGGCATCGCCTACCCGGACACCTCGAAGGCGCTGTACCAGGCCATCCAGGAGGCGTTGACCGGCAGCAAGACGCCGCAGGCCGCGCTCGACGACGCCGCGGCGAGCCTCAAGAAGTGA
- a CDS encoding glycoside hydrolase family 31 protein, whose translation MIDDDQHFTTDGTRLVWRGDGETLVVEPWGPDSLRVRSRIMAPVADADWALLPQPAADPRIEVDGPTARITNGGITAVLVSESSYGYQTGYEENRCHVTFLDRHGEVLLEEIGTGGALHLRAREQRPHLGGDFRITASFATGPDERLYGMGLYQQDILDLAGSTFELAHRNSQASVPFVMSSRGYGFLWHDPAIGRATFAANRIEWTAETSEQLDYWITAGDTPADISRAYARATGSAPMMPEHGLGFWQCRLRYWNQEQLLEVAREHTRRGLPMDVIVADFFHWPKMGDLRFEEEFWPDPTAMVEELRGMGIELMVSIWPQVSLESENYARMKKENLLVRSERGIDVQMQFEGPSAFVDVTNPDARRYLWETAQRGYGAHGIRLFWLDEAEPEYGVYDYDNYRYHAGPNVRVGNVYPQMFSRAMHEGRIQAGQEPGVDLVRAAWAGSQRYGALVWSGDIHSTFEALARQVTAGIHMGVAGIPWFTTDIGGFAGARTDDPAFHELLVRWFQFGAFSPVMRLHGDRGPSVEVRAADGSRRAPSGSGNELWSFGEEVYGILAGYVHLRERMRPYLRDVMREAHEDGQPVMRGMFHVFPDDAESWSLGDQYMLGADVLVAPVLEAGARSRSVHLPEGTSWIEASTGARHAGGQRVVADAPLHVIPVFVREGAAVEVRLPEGGAVA comes from the coding sequence ATGATCGACGACGACCAGCACTTCACGACCGACGGGACGCGCCTCGTCTGGCGCGGCGACGGGGAGACCCTCGTCGTGGAGCCGTGGGGGCCCGACAGCCTCCGCGTGCGCTCCCGGATCATGGCGCCCGTGGCCGACGCCGACTGGGCGCTGCTGCCGCAGCCCGCGGCCGACCCGCGCATCGAGGTCGACGGCCCGACGGCCCGGATCACGAACGGCGGCATCACGGCCGTGCTCGTCTCCGAGTCCTCCTACGGCTACCAGACGGGGTACGAGGAGAACCGCTGCCACGTGACGTTCCTCGACCGGCACGGCGAGGTGCTGCTCGAGGAGATCGGCACGGGCGGCGCCCTGCACCTCCGGGCGCGCGAGCAGCGGCCGCACCTCGGCGGCGACTTCCGCATCACGGCCTCGTTCGCGACCGGGCCGGACGAGCGGCTGTACGGCATGGGCCTGTACCAGCAGGACATCCTCGACCTCGCCGGATCCACCTTCGAGCTCGCGCACCGCAACTCGCAGGCGAGCGTTCCGTTCGTGATGTCGAGCCGCGGCTACGGGTTCCTCTGGCACGACCCGGCGATCGGCCGCGCGACCTTCGCGGCGAACCGCATCGAGTGGACGGCGGAGACGAGCGAGCAGCTCGACTACTGGATCACCGCGGGCGACACCCCGGCCGACATCAGCCGCGCGTACGCCCGGGCCACCGGATCCGCGCCCATGATGCCCGAGCACGGCCTCGGCTTCTGGCAGTGCCGGCTGCGCTACTGGAACCAGGAGCAGCTGCTCGAGGTGGCGCGCGAGCACACCAGGCGCGGGCTGCCGATGGACGTGATCGTCGCCGACTTCTTCCACTGGCCGAAGATGGGCGACCTCCGCTTCGAGGAGGAGTTCTGGCCGGATCCGACCGCCATGGTCGAGGAGCTGCGCGGCATGGGCATCGAGCTGATGGTCTCCATCTGGCCGCAGGTGTCGCTCGAGTCGGAGAACTACGCGCGCATGAAGAAGGAGAACCTCCTCGTGCGCAGCGAGCGGGGCATCGACGTGCAGATGCAGTTCGAGGGGCCGAGCGCCTTCGTCGACGTGACCAACCCGGACGCGCGCCGGTACCTCTGGGAGACGGCGCAGCGGGGCTACGGCGCGCACGGGATCCGGCTGTTCTGGCTCGACGAGGCGGAGCCCGAGTACGGCGTCTACGACTACGACAACTACCGGTACCACGCGGGCCCCAACGTGCGGGTCGGCAACGTGTACCCGCAGATGTTCTCCCGCGCGATGCACGAGGGTCGGATCCAGGCGGGGCAGGAGCCGGGCGTCGACCTGGTCCGCGCGGCGTGGGCGGGCAGCCAGCGCTACGGCGCGCTCGTGTGGTCGGGCGACATCCACTCCACGTTCGAGGCGCTCGCCCGGCAGGTGACCGCGGGGATCCACATGGGCGTCGCCGGCATCCCCTGGTTCACGACCGACATCGGCGGGTTCGCGGGCGCCCGCACCGACGACCCGGCGTTCCACGAGCTGCTCGTGCGCTGGTTCCAGTTCGGCGCCTTCTCGCCCGTGATGCGGCTGCACGGCGACCGCGGGCCGAGCGTCGAGGTGCGCGCGGCGGACGGGTCGCGTCGGGCTCCGAGCGGATCCGGCAACGAGCTCTGGAGCTTCGGCGAGGAGGTCTACGGGATCCTCGCCGGCTACGTGCACCTGCGCGAGCGGATGCGGCCGTACCTCCGCGACGTGATGCGCGAGGCTCACGAGGACGGCCAGCCGGTGATGCGCGGCATGTTCCACGTCTTCCCGGACGACGCGGAGAGCTGGTCGCTCGGCGACCAGTACATGCTCGGCGCCGACGTGCTCGTCGCGCCCGTGCTCGAGGCGGGCGCGCGGTCGCGGAGCGTGCACCTGCCGGAGGGGACGTCGTGGATCGAGGCGTCGACGGGCGCGCGGCACGCGGGCGGCCAGCGGGTGGTCGCGGACGCGCCGCTGCACGTGATCCCCGTGTTCGTGCGCGAGGGCGCGGCGGTGGAGGTGCGGCTGCCGGAGGGCGGCGCGGTCGCCTGA
- a CDS encoding carbohydrate ABC transporter permease, producing MSGRVIDRPLAPTRGAGAAGPAEERPPRRRPYRTVSIVAAIGFMAPVVAFLAIFFVYPIIRGFLLSLQEYGPRAFVTGEAPYVGFQNYVTILSDSLFATIAWHTVVFTVVSLAGQFAIGLALAVFFTRRFPLSTTFRSLILLPWLLPLIVSATAWRWMFDQQFGIINSVLGTPIGWLSDPSVSLWSVIIANIWLGIPFNMILLYGGLQGIPENLYEAAALDGAGRWRTFRSITWPLLRPVTAVTLLLGLVYTIKVFDVIWILTKGGPANSSHTLSTWAYEKSFTDLDFGVGAAAGEILVVVALVFGLIYVRAQRKEAQS from the coding sequence GTGAGCGGCCGCGTGATCGACCGCCCCCTCGCCCCCACCCGGGGCGCGGGGGCGGCGGGCCCGGCCGAGGAGCGGCCCCCGCGCCGCCGGCCGTACCGGACGGTGAGCATCGTCGCCGCGATCGGGTTCATGGCCCCGGTCGTCGCGTTCCTCGCGATCTTCTTCGTCTACCCGATCATCCGCGGCTTCCTGCTGAGCCTCCAGGAGTACGGGCCGCGCGCGTTCGTGACGGGCGAGGCGCCCTACGTGGGCTTCCAGAACTACGTGACGATCCTCAGCGACAGCCTCTTCGCCACCATCGCGTGGCACACGGTCGTCTTCACGGTGGTCTCGCTCGCCGGGCAGTTCGCCATCGGCCTCGCGCTCGCCGTGTTCTTCACGCGCCGGTTCCCGCTGTCGACGACGTTCCGGTCGCTCATCCTGCTGCCGTGGCTGCTGCCGCTCATCGTCTCGGCGACGGCCTGGCGGTGGATGTTCGACCAGCAGTTCGGCATCATCAACTCGGTGCTCGGCACGCCGATCGGCTGGCTGAGCGACCCGTCGGTGTCGCTGTGGTCGGTCATCATCGCCAACATCTGGCTCGGGATCCCGTTCAACATGATCCTGCTCTACGGCGGCCTGCAGGGCATCCCCGAGAACCTCTACGAGGCCGCCGCGCTCGACGGCGCCGGCCGCTGGCGCACCTTCCGCAGCATCACCTGGCCGCTGCTGCGCCCCGTCACCGCGGTGACGCTGCTGCTCGGCCTCGTCTACACGATCAAGGTCTTCGACGTGATCTGGATCCTCACCAAGGGCGGCCCCGCCAACAGCTCCCACACCCTCAGCACGTGGGCCTACGAGAAGTCGTTCACCGACCTCGACTTCGGCGTCGGCGCCGCGGCCGGGGAGATCCTCGTGGTCGTCGCCCTCGTCTTCGGCCTCATCTACGTCCGGGCCCAGCGCAAGGAGGCGCAGTCGTGA
- a CDS encoding LacI family DNA-binding transcriptional regulator, translating into MVTIRDVAADAGVARSTVSYVLSGKKKLPDATRERVLASVSKLGYRPDPAARALALRRTNILGFLASIDPASRESDIEVFMRFVRAGMYEANTRGFDLLIMGKGEDELRGDVLADALVVMDIRDDDPRIPVLQAIGLPTVLVGHPGRSSAFSAVDLDFEEAGRVAVDHLVALGHRGIALLGSGAPAARTEMGFAVRFRRGFTERCAHHGIRGAVVPAAGGGDDAAERWLDAARAALPDASAIVAHTPGELEPIAAALRARGIRIPRDCSLITVAPEAVMRQAALPLTVIDLPGDEMVRRATGLAVDELAGTAEPGVLELLPAVLVELGSTGPHVPGASGSAFRPAGASA; encoded by the coding sequence ATGGTGACCATCCGCGACGTCGCTGCCGACGCGGGCGTCGCGCGCAGCACGGTCTCCTACGTCCTCTCGGGCAAGAAGAAGCTGCCCGACGCCACCCGCGAGCGCGTGCTCGCGAGCGTCAGCAAGCTCGGCTACCGGCCGGATCCCGCCGCCCGCGCGCTCGCGCTCCGGCGCACCAACATCCTCGGGTTCCTCGCCTCCATCGACCCGGCGTCGCGCGAGTCCGACATCGAGGTCTTCATGCGCTTCGTGCGGGCCGGGATGTACGAGGCCAACACGCGCGGGTTCGACCTGCTCATCATGGGCAAGGGCGAGGACGAGCTGCGCGGGGACGTGCTGGCGGACGCGCTCGTGGTGATGGACATCCGCGACGACGACCCCCGGATCCCCGTGCTCCAGGCCATCGGCCTCCCCACCGTCCTCGTCGGGCATCCGGGCCGCTCGTCCGCGTTCAGCGCGGTGGACCTCGACTTCGAGGAGGCCGGCCGCGTCGCCGTCGACCACCTGGTCGCGCTCGGGCACCGGGGGATCGCCCTGCTCGGATCGGGCGCGCCCGCCGCCCGGACGGAGATGGGCTTCGCCGTGCGCTTCCGCCGCGGCTTCACCGAGCGATGCGCGCACCACGGCATCCGGGGCGCGGTCGTCCCCGCCGCGGGCGGCGGCGACGACGCGGCCGAGCGCTGGCTCGACGCGGCCCGCGCGGCCCTGCCCGACGCGAGCGCGATCGTCGCCCACACGCCCGGCGAGCTCGAGCCGATCGCGGCGGCGCTCCGAGCGCGCGGCATCCGGATCCCCCGGGACTGCTCCCTCATCACGGTCGCGCCCGAGGCGGTCATGCGCCAGGCCGCGCTGCCGCTCACCGTGATCGACCTGCCCGGCGACGAGATGGTGCGCCGCGCCACCGGCCTCGCGGTCGACGAGCTCGCGGGCACGGCCGAGCCCGGCGTCCTCGAGCTGCTGCCCGCGGTGCTCGTCGAGCTCGGATCAACCGGGCCGCACGTGCCCGGCGCGAGCGGATCCGCGTTCCGCCCCGCTGGCGCCTCCGCCTGA
- a CDS encoding glycoside hydrolase family 2 TIM barrel-domain containing protein has protein sequence MSHLDDVAPGSASRLEPRARFATDAPVHSLDGDWRFRLLPEAPVDAADRAPEVADPALDDAALDAAGWTTLPVPSHWVLHGHGSPAYTNLQYPFPIDPPHVPDANPTGEHRRTFELPASFADAERVLLRTDGIEGLATFWVNGVEAGWTTGSRLATELDVTELLVPGENVLGIRVHQWSAASYLEDQDQWWLPGVFRPVELLARPAGALDDVRVRADRDPADGSGRLDVQVDGAFPVMVRVPELGIHVTWETAADVGPVAIPAVDAWSAERPRLYDATVSSPGETASLRIGFRTVRIDGDALLVDGRLLTFRGVNRHESHPERGRVFDEAEARADLELMKRNGVNAIRTSHYPPHPRLLDIADELGFWVVLECDLETHGFWDVEWRDNPSDDPRWRDAYLDRIARTVGRDRNHPSIVMWSLGNESGTGRNIAAMSAWVRRADPTRPVHYEGDLTGEHTDVYSRMYPTLEEIDSVCGTPVASIHETTGATGAKQRAKPFILCEYGHAMGNGPGSLADYEDAIDRWPRLHGGFVWEWRDHGLLARTADGRPFHAYGGDFGEPVHDGPFVMDGLLLSDGTPTPGLTELAAVIAPVRVRVAADGSGVRVENRRHSASTDDVDLVWILAHDGRPVARGILEHAPLDAGDAATIPLPVEARAAGHAEEAHVTVQVVTRHDAPWAEAGHVVSSHQALVRDRPAPRPRPAGRWRGDALGAGTFDARGDLVAWNGVPVRGPRLELWRAPTENDRGAGQGSYELAEPELTRGRGAEETPPSADRWRERGLHRLTHRLLGTSRTDVGLETRMRVQAAHSGAGVDVAFRWTATDRGLLLATEVVPFGTWDCTWPRVGVRIDLPAALAEHPVAWHGTGPGESYADSSTASRVGRFASSVDGLAVAYARPQENGHRPELRSLAIGDGSATPLTVTTVPDASGHRAGFQLSRWTPQQMTGVGHPHELPASDGLHLFLDDAQHGLGSRACGPDVLPRHALWPSLRTWEVLLG, from the coding sequence ATGTCCCACCTCGACGACGTCGCCCCCGGATCCGCCTCGAGGCTCGAGCCGCGCGCCCGGTTCGCGACAGATGCGCCCGTCCACTCCCTCGACGGCGACTGGCGGTTCCGCCTGCTGCCCGAGGCTCCGGTCGACGCCGCCGACCGCGCGCCCGAGGTCGCGGATCCGGCGCTCGACGACGCCGCGCTCGACGCGGCCGGCTGGACCACGCTGCCCGTCCCGTCGCACTGGGTGCTGCACGGCCACGGATCTCCCGCGTACACGAACCTGCAGTACCCGTTCCCCATCGACCCGCCGCACGTGCCCGACGCGAACCCGACCGGCGAGCACCGGCGGACCTTCGAGCTGCCGGCGTCGTTCGCGGACGCCGAGCGCGTGCTGCTGCGCACCGACGGGATCGAGGGGCTCGCCACGTTCTGGGTCAACGGCGTCGAGGCGGGCTGGACCACCGGCAGCCGCCTCGCGACCGAGCTCGACGTGACGGAGCTGCTCGTGCCCGGCGAGAACGTGCTCGGGATCCGCGTGCACCAGTGGTCCGCCGCCTCCTACCTGGAGGACCAGGACCAGTGGTGGCTGCCCGGCGTCTTCCGCCCGGTCGAGCTGCTCGCGCGGCCCGCCGGCGCGCTCGACGACGTGCGCGTGCGGGCCGACCGCGACCCGGCCGACGGATCCGGCCGCCTCGACGTGCAGGTGGACGGCGCTTTCCCCGTCATGGTGCGCGTGCCGGAGCTCGGGATCCACGTGACGTGGGAGACCGCGGCCGACGTCGGGCCCGTCGCGATCCCCGCGGTCGACGCGTGGAGCGCCGAGCGGCCGCGCCTCTACGACGCGACCGTGTCGTCGCCCGGGGAGACGGCGAGCCTGCGGATCGGCTTCCGCACGGTGCGCATCGACGGCGACGCGCTCCTCGTCGACGGCCGGCTCCTCACCTTCCGCGGCGTCAACCGGCACGAGTCGCACCCCGAGCGCGGTCGCGTGTTCGACGAGGCCGAGGCGCGCGCCGACCTCGAGCTGATGAAGCGGAACGGCGTGAACGCGATCCGCACCTCCCACTACCCGCCGCACCCGCGCCTCCTCGACATCGCCGACGAGCTCGGCTTCTGGGTCGTGCTCGAGTGCGACCTCGAGACGCACGGCTTCTGGGACGTCGAGTGGCGGGACAACCCCTCCGACGACCCGCGCTGGCGCGACGCCTACCTCGACCGCATCGCGCGCACGGTGGGCCGCGACCGCAACCACCCGTCGATCGTGATGTGGTCGCTCGGCAACGAGTCCGGCACAGGGCGCAACATCGCCGCCATGTCGGCGTGGGTCAGGCGCGCGGATCCCACCCGGCCCGTGCACTACGAGGGCGACCTCACGGGCGAGCACACCGACGTCTACTCGCGCATGTACCCGACGCTCGAGGAGATCGACTCGGTGTGCGGCACGCCCGTCGCGAGCATCCACGAGACCACGGGCGCGACCGGCGCGAAGCAGCGCGCGAAGCCGTTCATCCTGTGCGAGTACGGGCACGCGATGGGCAACGGCCCCGGATCCCTCGCCGACTACGAGGACGCGATCGACCGCTGGCCGCGCCTGCACGGCGGCTTCGTGTGGGAGTGGCGCGACCACGGGCTGCTCGCGCGCACGGCCGACGGGCGCCCCTTCCACGCGTACGGCGGCGACTTCGGCGAGCCCGTGCACGACGGGCCCTTCGTGATGGACGGACTGCTGCTCTCCGACGGGACGCCCACGCCGGGCCTCACCGAGCTCGCGGCGGTCATCGCGCCCGTGCGCGTGCGGGTCGCGGCCGACGGCTCCGGCGTGCGCGTCGAGAACCGGCGGCACAGCGCATCCACCGACGACGTCGACCTGGTCTGGATCCTCGCCCACGACGGCAGGCCCGTCGCCCGCGGGATCCTCGAGCACGCGCCGCTCGACGCCGGTGATGCGGCGACGATCCCGCTGCCCGTCGAGGCGCGCGCCGCCGGCCACGCCGAGGAGGCGCACGTTACCGTGCAGGTCGTCACGCGCCACGACGCGCCCTGGGCCGAGGCGGGGCACGTCGTGTCGTCGCACCAGGCGCTCGTGCGCGACCGGCCCGCGCCCCGGCCGCGTCCCGCCGGGCGCTGGCGCGGGGACGCCCTCGGCGCCGGGACCTTCGACGCGCGCGGCGACCTCGTCGCGTGGAACGGCGTGCCCGTGCGCGGCCCGCGGCTGGAGCTGTGGCGCGCGCCCACCGAGAACGACCGCGGAGCCGGCCAGGGATCCTACGAGCTGGCCGAGCCCGAGCTCACCCGCGGCCGCGGCGCCGAGGAGACTCCGCCGTCGGCGGACCGCTGGCGGGAGCGCGGGCTGCACCGCCTCACCCACCGGCTCCTCGGCACGAGCCGCACCGACGTCGGCCTGGAGACGCGCATGCGCGTGCAGGCCGCGCACTCGGGCGCGGGCGTCGACGTCGCCTTCCGCTGGACCGCGACCGACCGCGGCCTGCTGCTCGCCACCGAGGTCGTGCCCTTCGGCACCTGGGACTGCACGTGGCCGCGGGTCGGCGTGCGCATCGATCTGCCGGCCGCGCTCGCCGAGCATCCGGTCGCCTGGCACGGCACCGGACCGGGGGAGTCCTACGCCGACAGCAGCACGGCCTCGCGCGTCGGCCGCTTCGCGTCGAGCGTCGACGGCCTCGCGGTCGCCTACGCCCGTCCGCAGGAGAATGGCCACCGGCCGGAGCTGCGGTCGCTCGCGATCGGCGACGGATCCGCGACGCCGCTGACCGTGACGACGGTGCCCGACGCATCAGGACACCGCGCGGGCTTCCAGCTCTCCCGCTGGACGCCGCAGCAGATGACCGGCGTCGGCCACCCGCACGAGCTGCCCGCCTCCGACGGCCTGCACCTGTTCCTCGACGACGCCCAGCACGGCCTCGGATCCCGCGCGTGCGGCCCCGACGTGCTGCCGCGCCACGCGCTCTGGCCGTCGCTGCGCACGTGGGAGGTGCTGCTGGGGTGA